In Nitrospirota bacterium, one DNA window encodes the following:
- the fusA gene encoding elongation factor G — protein MSFDTGKIRNIAVIGGGRAGKTTMTDALLFTAKAIPRIGKIEDGTTTTDYEPEEISRTISISSALAFCDWQGCRFNIIDTPGYINFIEDSKACLSVADGVIAVVSALTGVKAENEQVWKCADSYKLPRLIFISKMDRENADFANAVSSVEKAYGVSVVPLNIPIGSGPGFEGIIDVVNMKALKFKNGSISEEAIPDALKSQAEEFRTRLIERVAESDDSLLEKYLEGEELSADEINKGLKNGVLAGKLVPVLCGASTLNIGISQLLDAAVKTLPSPVEKAAVGPVKAKDQKTGEEIIIKVDEGGPLAARVFKTIADPFAGKLTLFRVYSGSLKADTTVYNSTHDIKEKLGSIFYLQGKNHITAQVIGPGGIAAVAKLKSTLTGDTLCDVSKPVIFDPIKFTEPMISYAIEPKSRGDEDKVSTGIHRLLEEDPTLKFTRDAETKDMILSGMGQVHLEVILEKLKRKFGTEVIMKAPKIAYRETIRTSADAQGKYKKQSGGKGQFGDCWVRIEPLPRGAGFEFINNVVGGAIPRSYIPAVEKGIIEAMAQGIYAGYPMVDLSASVYDGSYHTVDSSEMAFKIAGSFAIKKAVQDARPVLLEPVVKVEITVPDEYLGSIMGDLNTKRGKVQGVEQAGDNQKVVALVPVSEMLTYANQLNAITSGRGVYSMSPSHYDEVPEHIAKKIIEEKSEAKKEGQ, from the coding sequence ATGAGCTTTGATACAGGCAAGATCAGAAATATCGCTGTGATCGGCGGCGGCAGGGCTGGAAAGACCACAATGACAGATGCGCTTCTCTTTACCGCTAAGGCCATTCCCAGGATAGGAAAGATAGAGGACGGCACCACTACAACAGATTATGAGCCTGAAGAGATAAGCAGGACCATCTCCATTTCATCAGCATTGGCATTCTGCGACTGGCAAGGGTGCAGGTTCAATATTATAGATACACCGGGTTATATTAATTTCATCGAAGATTCCAAGGCATGCCTGAGCGTAGCCGACGGGGTTATCGCCGTTGTCAGCGCCTTGACCGGAGTAAAGGCAGAGAATGAGCAGGTATGGAAATGCGCTGACAGTTATAAGCTGCCCCGCCTGATATTCATAAGCAAGATGGACAGGGAAAATGCTGATTTCGCAAACGCGGTCAGCAGTGTTGAAAAGGCATACGGCGTCTCAGTCGTTCCGCTTAATATTCCTATAGGTTCCGGCCCGGGTTTTGAAGGCATTATTGATGTCGTAAATATGAAGGCGCTGAAATTCAAGAACGGTTCCATTTCCGAGGAAGCGATACCTGATGCATTAAAATCTCAGGCAGAGGAATTCAGGACGAGGCTTATTGAACGCGTTGCAGAGTCGGATGATTCTCTGCTTGAAAAATACCTTGAAGGCGAAGAACTCTCAGCCGACGAGATAAACAAGGGTTTAAAGAACGGTGTATTGGCCGGTAAATTAGTTCCGGTCTTATGCGGCGCGTCAACATTGAATATCGGGATATCTCAGCTTCTGGATGCCGCAGTAAAGACCCTTCCTTCACCTGTTGAAAAAGCAGCGGTCGGCCCTGTAAAGGCGAAGGATCAAAAGACCGGAGAGGAAATCATAATAAAAGTTGATGAAGGCGGGCCGTTAGCAGCCCGTGTCTTCAAGACGATTGCCGACCCGTTCGCAGGTAAGCTGACGCTTTTCAGGGTCTATTCCGGTTCACTCAAGGCTGACACAACTGTCTATAATTCAACGCATGATATCAAAGAAAAGTTGGGAAGCATATTTTATCTTCAGGGCAAGAATCATATCACTGCGCAGGTTATCGGCCCCGGAGGCATCGCAGCGGTTGCCAAGCTTAAAAGCACATTGACAGGAGATACTCTTTGCGATGTGTCAAAGCCTGTTATTTTTGATCCTATAAAATTTACTGAACCGATGATCTCTTATGCGATCGAACCCAAGAGCAGGGGAGATGAGGATAAAGTGAGCACAGGCATCCACAGGCTGCTTGAGGAAGACCCCACGCTTAAATTCACGAGAGATGCAGAGACAAAAGACATGATACTTTCGGGCATGGGGCAGGTTCATCTTGAGGTCATACTTGAAAAACTGAAGAGAAAGTTCGGCACTGAGGTCATTATGAAGGCGCCGAAGATAGCATACCGCGAGACAATAAGAACATCGGCGGACGCGCAGGGCAAATACAAGAAGCAGTCAGGCGGCAAAGGGCAGTTCGGAGACTGCTGGGTCAGGATAGAGCCGTTGCCGAGAGGCGCGGGTTTTGAGTTTATAAATAATGTCGTAGGCGGGGCTATTCCAAGGTCGTACATACCTGCTGTTGAGAAGGGTATCATTGAGGCGATGGCTCAGGGAATATATGCGGGATATCCCATGGTAGACCTGAGCGCCTCTGTATATGACGGCTCTTATCACACGGTTGACTCGTCAGAAATGGCATTTAAGATCGCGGGCTCTTTTGCCATTAAAAAAGCTGTTCAGGATGCAAGGCCGGTACTTCTTGAACCTGTAGTAAAGGTTGAGATCACTGTGCCTGATGAATATCTCGGGAGCATAATGGGCGACCTGAATACCAAGCGCGGCAAGGTGCAGGGAGTTGAACAGGCAGGCGACAACCAGAAGGTTGTGGCGCTTGTGCCTGTGTCTGAGATGCTTACATACGCGAACCAGCTTAACGCAATAACAAGCGGCCGCGGTGTATATTCAATGTCTCCGTCTCATTATGATGAAGTGCCCGAGCATATAGCAAAAAAGATAATCGAGGAGAAGTCTGAGGCCAAGAAAGAAGGGCAGTAA
- a CDS encoding citramalate synthase, with protein MRKIELYDTTLRDGAQSEDISFSVEDKLRITEKLDDLGIHFIEGGWPGSSPRDAEFFQKAKKLRLKNSVLSAFGSTHHASKKASNDPNIIALLKSGASVITIFGKSWDFHVSHALKISKQANLDLISNSVSYLKKRVSKVFFDAEHFFDGYKANPEYALLSLKAAVDGGADCLVLCDTNGGMLPHDLGEIVKVVLNNFKVPVGIHAHNDSECAVANSIIALQLGASQVQGTMNGLGERCGNANLVSIIPNIKLKLNYSCITASNLKKLKVVSRYVSEISNLRHFKRQPYVGDSAFAHKGGIHVSAIQRHSDTYEHIKPELVGNYQRILVSDLSGKSNVLRKAKEFNLRLDPDSPLVAEIVKEVKDLENQGFQFEGAEASLELLMKKKLSLHRKFFDLIAIRVIDEFKVSDDAFSEATVHLSVKGEEIYTAANGNGPVNALDNALRKALKNKYPALNEVKLIDYKVRVLAAGVGTSAKVRVLIESCDKDHKWGTVGVSENIIEASWQALADSIEYKLLKG; from the coding sequence ATGCGTAAGATCGAACTGTATGATACAACTCTGAGGGACGGCGCGCAGTCTGAGGATATCTCTTTTTCAGTTGAGGATAAACTCCGCATAACAGAAAAGCTTGATGACCTCGGCATTCATTTTATTGAAGGCGGATGGCCTGGCTCAAGCCCGAGAGACGCGGAATTTTTTCAGAAGGCAAAGAAGCTCAGGCTGAAGAACTCTGTTCTTTCGGCATTCGGCTCTACACATCACGCATCCAAGAAAGCATCGAACGATCCGAATATCATTGCCCTTTTAAAATCAGGCGCCTCAGTGATCACGATCTTCGGGAAGTCATGGGACTTCCATGTGTCGCATGCTTTAAAGATATCCAAGCAGGCAAACCTGGACCTTATCAGCAATTCAGTCTCTTACCTGAAGAAGAGGGTTTCAAAGGTCTTTTTTGACGCAGAGCACTTCTTTGACGGGTACAAGGCAAACCCAGAGTATGCGCTGCTATCGCTCAAAGCTGCTGTTGACGGCGGCGCAGACTGTTTAGTCCTCTGCGATACGAACGGAGGAATGCTGCCGCATGATCTTGGCGAGATAGTAAAGGTTGTTCTTAATAACTTTAAGGTCCCTGTTGGCATTCATGCGCATAACGATTCTGAATGTGCTGTGGCTAATTCCATCATCGCTTTACAGCTTGGCGCATCACAAGTGCAGGGTACGATGAACGGCCTTGGCGAAAGATGTGGGAATGCCAATCTTGTATCCATTATTCCCAATATTAAGCTAAAGCTTAACTATTCCTGTATAACTGCCTCTAATTTAAAGAAACTGAAGGTGGTCTCAAGGTATGTATCAGAGATATCGAACCTGAGACATTTCAAGAGACAGCCTTATGTCGGAGACAGCGCTTTTGCCCATAAAGGCGGTATCCATGTCAGCGCGATACAAAGGCATTCTGACACCTATGAGCATATAAAGCCTGAACTTGTTGGCAATTATCAGCGCATCCTTGTCTCTGACCTCAGCGGGAAGAGCAATGTCTTAAGAAAGGCAAAAGAGTTCAATCTCAGGCTCGACCCTGATTCGCCTCTCGTGGCTGAGATCGTCAAGGAAGTGAAAGACCTTGAGAATCAGGGTTTTCAGTTTGAGGGCGCTGAGGCTTCACTTGAGCTCCTTATGAAGAAGAAGCTCAGCCTCCACAGAAAGTTCTTTGACCTTATCGCTATTCGTGTCATAGATGAATTTAAAGTATCTGATGATGCCTTCAGCGAGGCCACTGTTCATCTCTCAGTGAAGGGCGAGGAGATTTACACGGCTGCAAACGGCAACGGCCCTGTCAATGCACTGGATAATGCATTAAGAAAGGCGCTTAAAAATAAATATCCTGCGCTCAATGAAGTTAAATTGATAGATTATAAAGTTCGAGTGCTGGCTGCGGGAGTTGGAACTTCTGCAAAGGTAAGGGTACTGATCGAGTCATGTGACAAAGACCATAAGTGGGGCACGGTCGGAGTATCTGAAAATATCATCGAGGCTTCATGGCAGGCGCTTGCGGACAGTATCGAGTATAAACTTTTAAAAGGATGA
- a CDS encoding aurora kinase A-interacting protein codes for MGNVMKWRKKKMSKHKHRKLLKRTKHQRRNK; via the coding sequence TTGGGAAACGTAATGAAATGGCGCAAAAAGAAGATGAGCAAACATAAACACAGAAAGCTCCTCAAGAGAACCAAGCACCAGAGAAGAAATAAATAA
- a CDS encoding SoxR reducing system RseC family protein, which produces MIEETGVVIRTEGITATVLVQKRGSCEGCTATGTCASTQEGMEIEALNPVQAKAGQTVKVAIQSMTYLKGTMLVYGFPMIALIAGAVIGKNIGEKFLTSFDSDLCAAIFGFSAFLIAFLFAKVYSRKAETKTEYKPVISEIVS; this is translated from the coding sequence ATGATCGAAGAGACCGGCGTAGTTATCAGAACTGAAGGGATAACGGCAACCGTTCTTGTTCAGAAGAGGGGCTCCTGTGAAGGCTGTACCGCGACAGGGACATGCGCTTCAACTCAGGAAGGCATGGAGATAGAGGCGTTAAACCCTGTTCAGGCCAAGGCCGGCCAGACTGTAAAGGTCGCAATACAGTCCATGACCTACCTGAAAGGAACCATGCTTGTTTACGGATTCCCCATGATAGCGCTTATAGCAGGCGCTGTTATCGGCAAGAACATCGGTGAAAAATTCTTAACATCTTTTGATTCAGACCTGTGCGCAGCCATATTTGGATTCAGCGCGTTTTTGATCGCATTTTTATTTGCCAAAGTATATAGCAGAAAAGCAGAGACAAAGACTGAATATAAACCGGTCATTAGTGAGATCGTCTCTTAA
- a CDS encoding cofactor-independent phosphoglycerate mutase: MKYIILLGDGMAGRPLKKLGNKTCLQYARTPNMDKLASEGLAGKVRTVPKGFEPGSDVANLSILGYDPKKYYSGRAPVEAAYRGINLGPKDVAFRCNLVTLSDSINSSSSVMKDYSAGHISTKEATLLIQDINKKLGSKDIKFYPGMSYRHLMIWKNGKDKINCTPPHDITGKNVSGHLPKGDGSKVIKDLIGDSTDILMSHPVNLARIKKGLSPANSIWFWGQGKQIPLPAFKSKFGLKGAMISAVDLTKGLGKLAGFDILNVRGATGYLDTNYEGKARAALKVLKSVDFVYLHVEAPDEAGHNGDMNAKIQAIEDFDSRVVGNIIKGMKRFKDYSILLLPDHPTPISIRTHSDEPVPFVIYRSDNDVSSGARVKAFSEKICGLKNILNIDKGYTLMDHFIGGGDWH; this comes from the coding sequence ATGAAATATATAATTCTATTAGGCGATGGCATGGCTGGAAGGCCTTTGAAGAAGCTTGGCAACAAGACCTGCCTTCAATACGCGCGCACTCCGAATATGGACAAGCTTGCCTCTGAAGGTTTGGCCGGTAAGGTCAGGACAGTGCCCAAGGGTTTTGAGCCTGGCTCGGATGTGGCTAACTTATCCATACTTGGATATGACCCGAAGAAATATTACAGCGGCAGGGCGCCTGTTGAGGCTGCATACAGAGGGATAAATCTCGGGCCTAAGGATGTGGCGTTCAGGTGCAACCTTGTCACCTTGTCTGATTCTATTAACAGCTCATCATCTGTGATGAAGGATTATAGCGCAGGCCATATCTCAACAAAAGAGGCAACGCTTCTTATACAGGATATAAACAAAAAGCTCGGGAGCAAGGATATTAAATTCTATCCCGGCATGAGCTATAGGCATCTCATGATATGGAAGAACGGCAAAGACAAAATAAATTGCACGCCTCCTCATGATATTACAGGGAAGAATGTCTCAGGACATCTTCCGAAAGGCGACGGCAGTAAAGTAATTAAAGATCTCATTGGAGATTCGACAGATATCCTTATGTCGCATCCTGTCAATCTTGCCAGGATAAAGAAGGGGCTGTCTCCTGCAAACAGCATCTGGTTCTGGGGACAGGGCAAGCAGATCCCGCTTCCGGCATTCAAATCTAAATTCGGTCTGAAGGGCGCGATGATATCAGCGGTGGATCTTACAAAGGGTTTAGGCAAGCTTGCGGGCTTTGATATTCTGAATGTCAGGGGCGCGACAGGTTATCTTGATACGAATTATGAGGGCAAGGCGAGGGCTGCGTTAAAGGTATTGAAGAGCGTTGACTTTGTCTACCTGCATGTTGAGGCGCCTGATGAGGCTGGGCATAACGGCGACATGAATGCGAAGATACAGGCTATAGAGGATTTCGATTCGCGGGTTGTCGGGAATATCATTAAAGGCATGAAGAGGTTTAAAGACTACAGCATCCTTCTGCTGCCTGACCACCCGACCCCTATCAGTATAAGAACACATTCTGATGAGCCTGTGCCGTTCGTAATATACAGAAGTGACAATGATGTTTCTTCAGGCGCGAGGGTAAAGGCGTTCTCTGAAAAGATCTGCGGATTGAAAAATATTTTAAATATTGATAAAGGATACACGCTTATGGATCATTTTATCGGAGGTGGGGATTGGCATTAA
- a CDS encoding LamG domain-containing protein, translated as MGADEGNFIPVDNGDWAINFSTVPPNTGTSPIEVSNVALGQSVDSMAGMEFTVEAWIYSLDTVPTKSAIFFRGGDYDGFSLHLFSGKPTLAFKWKNRAGSTLPILWAQSAAAVANNTWVHVAGVFTKANHLGVHPTCTGTGQAGAEDDATHSDIYVNGVWVNCGSTEGRQLDSLQYQKLGSFPNFTDNLANPMNESIGRAMTLLFTNWGVNGPTAADKNFMIIDDVRFWGVARTATQISTCRTNELVAGFGDCGEENAGLLGYWKFDEGGAATTTYDFSPKPRNGGSIQYCDFDCGGNAATSIYWDCDELAISNPGVACANPRVDLALPALPPSWHP; from the coding sequence GTGGGCGCTGATGAAGGGAATTTTATACCCGTAGATAATGGTGATTGGGCTATTAATTTCAGTACCGTTCCGCCTAATACTGGTACGTCGCCTATTGAAGTGAGCAATGTTGCTCTTGGGCAGAGCGTAGACAGCATGGCCGGGATGGAGTTCACTGTTGAAGCCTGGATATACAGCCTTGACACAGTTCCTACAAAGTCTGCAATTTTCTTCCGCGGCGGTGATTATGACGGCTTTAGTTTGCATTTATTTAGTGGAAAGCCGACGTTGGCATTCAAGTGGAAGAATAGAGCCGGTTCTACCTTGCCTATTTTGTGGGCTCAGTCTGCTGCTGCTGTAGCTAATAACACGTGGGTACATGTTGCGGGTGTCTTTACTAAAGCGAATCATTTAGGCGTTCATCCAACATGTACCGGTACAGGACAAGCCGGCGCTGAAGATGACGCAACTCACTCTGACATCTATGTAAATGGGGTATGGGTAAATTGCGGATCAACAGAAGGCAGGCAGCTTGATTCTCTTCAATATCAAAAACTGGGATCTTTCCCTAATTTTACTGATAATTTAGCAAACCCAATGAACGAGTCGATAGGCAGGGCGATGACACTCCTGTTCACTAACTGGGGGGTCAATGGGCCAACTGCCGCGGATAAAAATTTTATGATCATTGATGATGTACGGTTTTGGGGTGTAGCACGTACTGCGACTCAAATATCAACCTGTAGAACTAATGAACTGGTAGCTGGTTTTGGAGACTGCGGTGAAGAAAATGCCGGCTTGCTCGGCTATTGGAAGTTTGACGAAGGCGGCGCTGCCACGACAACCTATGACTTCTCTCCAAAACCACGTAATGGAGGGAGTATACAGTACTGTGATTTTGATTGCGGCGGTAATGCAGCTACTTCAATTTACTGGGACTGTGATGAACTTGCTATATCTAATCCTGGCGTTGCCTGTGCTAATCCCAGAGTAGATCTTGCTCTTCCTGCTTTACCACCATCATGGCATCCTTAA
- a CDS encoding aspartate kinase: MALIVQKYGGTSVANTERIKAVAERVVATAKEGNQVVVVVSAMAGETDKLERFAHEISDYPVEREMDLLLSSGERITSALTAMAIQELGFTSMSFTGRQVGILTDSSHTKAMIESIDAGRLEAAISEGVIPVVAGFQGINEFSDVTTLGRGGSDTTAVAIAAALKADLCEIYTDVDGVYTTDPRLVKDARKLEKISYDEMLEMASLGAKVLHNRSVEFAKKFNVPLVVRSSFNNIPGTLVTMEDKDMEKTVISGVTADKNQTRVTIFGVPDKPGIAAKVFKALADANIVIDMIVQNVSTETQATDISFTVSKADSKKASDVTGKVSEALGAKGVTMNADVAKVSIVGVGMQSHIGVAAKMFDVLSKQGINIMMISTSEIKISCIIDIDKIGTAVQTLHDAFELAE; encoded by the coding sequence TTGGCATTAATAGTTCAGAAGTACGGGGGAACATCCGTTGCGAACACTGAGAGGATAAAGGCTGTTGCAGAGAGGGTGGTTGCAACTGCAAAGGAAGGGAACCAGGTCGTTGTTGTTGTATCTGCGATGGCAGGCGAGACAGACAAGCTTGAGAGGTTCGCCCATGAGATCTCTGATTATCCTGTTGAGAGAGAGATGGACCTGCTCCTCTCCTCAGGTGAGAGGATAACAAGCGCGCTCACAGCCATGGCGATACAGGAGCTGGGATTTACTTCAATGAGCTTTACAGGCAGGCAGGTCGGCATACTGACTGACAGCTCCCACACAAAGGCGATGATAGAGAGTATCGATGCGGGAAGGCTGGAAGCTGCCATTAGTGAAGGGGTCATTCCCGTGGTCGCGGGTTTTCAGGGCATAAATGAATTTTCTGATGTCACCACTTTAGGCAGGGGCGGTTCTGATACAACTGCCGTTGCGATAGCAGCCGCGCTCAAGGCGGACCTGTGTGAGATATACACTGATGTTGACGGTGTCTATACTACTGACCCGAGATTGGTCAAAGACGCGAGAAAGCTGGAGAAGATATCTTACGATGAGATGCTTGAGATGGCAAGCCTCGGCGCAAAGGTTCTTCATAACCGCTCAGTGGAGTTTGCAAAGAAGTTCAATGTCCCTCTTGTTGTGCGCTCAAGCTTTAATAATATTCCGGGAACCCTTGTTACAATGGAGGATAAAGATATGGAGAAGACAGTAATATCAGGAGTTACAGCTGACAAGAATCAGACACGGGTGACTATATTCGGCGTGCCGGATAAGCCCGGCATAGCGGCAAAGGTATTTAAAGCGCTTGCGGACGCAAATATTGTTATTGATATGATAGTCCAGAACGTAAGCACCGAGACACAGGCGACCGACATATCTTTTACCGTATCAAAGGCAGACAGCAAAAAGGCGTCTGATGTGACAGGGAAGGTCTCTGAAGCGCTTGGAGCCAAGGGTGTGACCATGAATGCCGATGTCGCAAAGGTCTCTATTGTGGGAGTAGGCATGCAGTCGCACATCGGCGTGGCTGCAAAAATGTTCGATGTCCTTTCAAAGCAGGGTATCAACATAATGATGATAAGCACATCCGAGATAAAGATATCCTGTATCATCGATATCGACAAGATAGGCACAGCGGTTCAGACGCTTCATGATGCTTTTGAACTTGCGGAATAA